From a single Brassica napus cultivar Da-Ae chromosome C9, Da-Ae, whole genome shotgun sequence genomic region:
- the LOC111209454 gene encoding LOW QUALITY PROTEIN: uncharacterized protein LOC111209454 (The sequence of the model RefSeq protein was modified relative to this genomic sequence to represent the inferred CDS: deleted 1 base in 1 codon), with protein KRTRIEGLSCVEVSEGLGIGYKRTEESPRGLI; from the exons AAACGGACG AGAATAGAAGGATTATCTTGTGTTGAGGTTTCAGAAGGATTAGGC ATAGGTTACAAGAGAACGGAGGAGTCGCCACGTGGACTTATATGA
- the LOC106422134 gene encoding ATP synthase subunit delta, chloroplastic produces the protein MASLQQTMLSLQSKLPPSSFQIAKSLPIRRTNLPLRIGGGNAAGARMSATAAGSYAMALADVAKRNDTLELTSADVEKLEKVFSDPQVLNFFANPTVEVEKKRLVIDEIVKFSSLQSHTSNFLNILVDANRINIVTDIVKEFEMVYNKITDTQLAEVRSVVKLEPPQLAQIAKQVQKLTGAKNMRVKTILDPSLVAGFTIRYGDSGSKLIDMSVKKQLEDIAAQLELGEIQLAA, from the coding sequence ATGGCGTCTCTTCAGCAAACCATGTTATCTCTGCAATCGAAACTTCCACCATCTTCCTTTCAAATCGCGAAATCTCTTCCTATTCGAAGAACAAACTTACCACTCCGAATCGGTGGGGGAAACGCGGCGGGAGCGAGAATGTCAGCTACAGCAGCCGGAAGTTACGCTATGGCTCTCGCAGATGTTGCGAAGAGGAACGATACTCTTGAATTAACGAGTGCAGACGTAGAAAAGCTAGAGAAGGTATTCTCAGATCCACAGGTACTCAATTTCTTCGCCAATCCGACCGTCGAGGTCGAGAAGAAGCGTCTCGTGATCGACGAGATCGTGAAATTTTCGTCTCTCCAGAGCCACACCTCGAATTTCCTCAACATCTTGGTCGATGCGAATCGGATCAACATAGTGACGGACATCGTGAAGGAGTTCGAGATGGTGTACAACAAGATAACGGATACGCAATTGGCTGAGGTTAGATCGGTGGTGAAACTGGAGCCGCCGCAACTTGCTCAGATCGCCAAACAGGTTCAGAAGTTAACCGGAGCGAAGAACATGAGGGTTAAGACGATTCTTGATCCGAGCCTTGTCGCTGGGTTCACGATTCGGTATGGCGATTCCGGGTCGAAGCTTATTGATATGAGTGTGAAGAAGCAGCTTGAGGATATCGCTGCTCAGCTAGAACTCGGCGAGATTCAGTTAGCTGCTTGA